The following proteins are co-located in the Hydractinia symbiolongicarpus strain clone_291-10 chromosome 7, HSymV2.1, whole genome shotgun sequence genome:
- the LOC130649309 gene encoding uncharacterized protein LOC130649309, producing the protein MTVHRLVARRFTYDIHENQHNFWQLVKHNSEPLRYGNYQLKILSNPKHILEAEKMVSMMFDECHWTWEPSNPSDFERHVDSDGKTYITDSMEENSIWGGAFKDDDLVSCIRLVYRTKNAGLDVEKYPLNKELRTLLSKNNVVEIERGLTLPQHRGKALNKLLCGVFGMYSKIIGSDMVSTSPAPHYVRDNIGTVVDDQFDYGDGNKILFLYYSQKDLEKIIDHVKYMTDNKKSS; encoded by the exons ATGACGGTACATAGACTCGTAGCCAGAAGGTTCACATACGATATACACGAAAATCAACATAACTTCTGGCAACTTGTTAAACATAACAGTGAACCACTTCGATACGGTAATTATCAACTTAAAATATTGTCAAACCCAAAACACATTTTAGAAGCAGAGAAAATGGTTTCAATGATGTTTGATGAGTGCCACTGGACATGGGAGCCTAGTAATCCATCAG ATTTTGAAAGACACGTGGATAGTGATGGTAAAACTTACATAACAGATAGCATGGAAGAAAATTCTATTTGGGGAGGTGCCTTCAAAGATGATGATCTTGTTTCGTGTATTCGTTTGGTCTACAGGACAAAAAATGCGGGGTTAGATGTTGAAAAATATCCATTAAACAAGGAATTAAGGACACTTCTTTCCAAGAACAATGTAGTCGAAATCGAGAGAGGGTTAACACTCCCTCAGCACAGAGGCAAAGCATTAAATAAACTGCTTTGTGGGGTATTTGGAATGTATTCAAAGATAATCGGATCTGACATGGTCAGCACTTCTCCAGCACCTCACTACGTCAGAGACAACATTGGAACGGTTGTCGACGATCAATTTGACTATGGTGACGGAAACAAAATACTTTTTCTTTACTATTCACAAAAAGATCTGGAGAAAATAATAGATCATGTCAAATATATGacagacaataaaaaaagtagctAG
- the LOC130648800 gene encoding uncharacterized protein LOC130648800, translating into MKFRQHIDKHRLLYIIGILIAFSVGNLIGRSFYHTNDVAPSSNSAAQQLYFAYLQQKIIRERREDKRQDKDVDEEEDEEDDNDAEVINQKENGVYVGDEKDKGAPTLSQKDNKAKLDIVTIVNEPEKTHGDAQNKKSETYPVRKKTFDGVDYRDENVEDNTETNGKEGDNAGEMNKKDEMNKEHNIQGREDEPVTNINGKAEDVNKNEERDKNVESESENKGTQSESKNQIHQDRNINTDEVDEKEEEGGKKSKDKHAQTKDTEDESEKNQIHQDKSKNADSMDENEEKGDEKAETEDKGEIAKKKAESEDKNAESRGENVGSEDENADSEDENAESKNEQSESKDENAESKDEQLESKDEKAETEDENTESKEKNEESEDKNEESEDKNEESEDKNEEGEDKNEESKEKNEESEDKNEESEDKNEESKEKNEESEDKNEESEDKNEESEDKNEESEDKNEESEDKNEESKEKNEESEDKNEESEDKNEESEDKNEESKEKNEESEDKNEESEDKNEESEDKNEESEDKNEESEDKNVESETKNQTHQDKSKNAKNVDENEGEDENAENESKHGEIANKNHKNENIKIKDKRKGDENEDSNQDEKISGKTNAENESEQQKYNNKVYLFEHKNKSVHNDEDEMTNIPETKNAKHKKIFFAKHFPDVKMSKPIFEIIRKKNIQAKEREDRREKRVGERYVHKTISANYAIKVETDSPVDNNPVTNKNEADHEKDDEFDVDDEEKNEISYKTISTLSKGYNQAMVLHKKCSRKYKNMKERKKLILITAFTNPQSINLYSARKQTVEKMKARLMEILNTVQKNLNNQMFESVHIFTPTNDDADYLRKIDFSNSHKLILVAVKKTVTVKLILSYVTKCLKNKYVVMTKPDNLFGKGWENLDFNHLKTEKLLYAVTRHSSKTSCRYSKTQAHCDRRNMYRKSNDVIVFYVHGSFSLKNLQKLRNATLYHVGIENTLIWTFKYDLGYTILNPCRVLFVHHEHCVPLHEEYSEFDFDDMTYVWPSKKLF; encoded by the coding sequence ATGAAATTCCGACAACACATCGACAAGCATCGTCTTTTATACATCATTGGAATACTGATCGCCTTTTCCGTCGGTAATTTAATTGGCCGCTCGTTTTACCATACCAACGATGTTGCTCCATCTAGCAACTCTGCAGCTCAGCAGTTATATTTTGCCTATTTGCAACAAAAAATCATACGTGAAAGAAGAGAGGATAAAAGACAAGACAAAGAtgttgatgaagaagaggatgaAGAAGACGATAATGATGCCGAAGTGATAAACCAAAAGGAGAATGGCGTCTACGTGGGCGACGAAAAAGATAAAGGTGCACCGACACTATCACAAAAGGATAATAAAGCTAAATTAGATATTGTGACAATTGTAAATGAACCTGAGAAAACGCATGGAGACGCGCAAAACAAAAAGTCAGAAACTTATCCAGtgcgaaaaaaaacatttgacggAGTTGATTACAGGGATGAAAATGTAGAGGATAATACAGAAACAAACGGAAAAGAGGGTGACAACGCAGGAGAAATGAATAAAAAGGATGAAATGAACAAAGAACACAACATACAGGGTCGTGAGGATGAACCGGTAACAAATATAAATGGGAAAGCAGAAGACGTTAATAAAAACGAAGAACGGGACAAAAACGTGGAAagtgaaagtgaaaataaaggTACGCAAAGTGAAAGCAAGAATCAAATTCATCAGGATAGAAATATAAACACAGATGAAGTGGAcgagaaagaagaagaagggggtaaaaaaagtaaagataAACACGCACAAACTAAAGATACAGAGGACgaaagtgaaaaaaatcaaattcatcAGGATAAAAGTAAAAACGCAGACAGTATGGACGAAAACGAAGAAAAAGGGGATGAAAAGGCGGAAACTGAAGACAAAGGAGAAATTGCAAAGAAAAAAGCAGAAAGTGAAGACAAAAACGCTGAAAGTAGAGGTGAAAACGTAGGAAGTGAAGATGAAAACGCGGACAGTGAAGATGAAAACGCAGAGAGTAAAAATGAACAATCAGAAAGTAAAGACGAAAACGCAGAGAGTAAAGATGAACAATTAGAAAGTAAAGATGAAAAAGCAGAAACTGAAGATGAAAACActgaaagtaaagaaaaaaacgaagaaAGTGAAGATAAAAACGAAGAAAGTGAAGATAAAAACGAAGAAAGTGAAGATAAAAACGAAGAAGGTGAAGATAAAAACgaagaaagtaaagaaaaaaacgaagaaAGTGAAGATAAAAACGAAGAAAGTGAAGATAAAAACgaagaaagtaaagaaaaaaacgaagaaAGTGAAGATAAAAACGAAGAAAGTGAAGATAAAAATGAAGAAAGTGAAGATAAAAACGAAGAAAGTGAAGATAAAAACGAAGAAAGTGAAGATAAAAACgaagaaagtaaagaaaaaaacgaagaaAGTGAAGATAAAAACGAAGAAAGTGAAGATAAAAACGAAGAAAGTGAAGATAAAAACgaagaaagtaaagaaaaaaacgaagaaAGTGAAGATAAAAACGAAGAAAGTGAAGATAAAAATGAAGAAAGTGAAGATAAAAACGAAGAAAGTGAAGATAAAAACGAAGAAAGTGAAGATAAAAATGTAGAAAGTGAAACCAAGAATCAAACTCATCAAGATAAAAGTAAAAACGCAAAGAACGTGGACGAAAACGAAGGAGAGGATGAAAACGCAGAAAATGAAAGCAAACACGGAGAaattgcaaacaaaaaccataaaaatgaaaatataaaaattaaagataaaaGAAAAGGTGATGAAAATGAAGATTCTAACCAGGATGAGAAAATAAGTGGAAAGACAAACGCAGAAAATGAGAGTGAGCAACAAAAGTACAATAATAAAGTATATTTGTtcgaacataaaaataaaagtgtacACAATGATGAAGATGAAATGACAAACATACCTGAgacaaaaaatgcaaaacacaagaagattttttttgcaaaacattttCCTGATGTAAAAATGAGTAAGCCGATATTTGAAATAATTAGAAAGAAGAATATACAAGCTAAAGAAAGAGAAGATAGAAGAGAAAAACGTGTCGGCGAACGGTATGTGCACAAGACTATAAGTGCCAATTATGCAATTAAAGTTGAAACGGATAGCCCTGTAGATAACAATCCGGTTACTAATAAAAATGAAGCTGATCATGAGAAAGATGACGAGTTTGATGTTGACGATGAAGAAAAGAATGAAATTTCATATAAAACCATATCGACTCTATCAAAAGGATACAACCAAGCTATGGttttacacaaaaaatgctCTCGGAAGTATAAAAACATGAAGGAACGGAAAAAGTTGATTTTAATCACAGCTTTCACGAATCCTCAAAGTATAAACTTGTACAGTGCACGTAAACAAACCGTAGAGAAGATGAAAGCAAGACTTATGGAAATTCTTAACACTGTACAGAAGAACCTTAACAATCAGATGTTTGAAAGTGTTCACATCTTTACCCCAACAAATGACGATGCCGATTATCTCCGCAAAATAGATTTTTCAAATTCTCacaagctaatcttagtggcgGTCAAAAAAACTGTCACAGTGAAGCTTATTTTATCTTACGTaacaaaatgtttgaaaaataaatatgttgtCATGACAAAACCAGATAACTTGTTTGGAAAAGGTTGGGAGAATTTAGATTTCAATCACTTAAAAACAGAAAAGCTATTGTATGCCGTCACACGACATTCCTCGAAAACATCTTGCCGATATTCTAAAACACAAGCACATTGTGATCGTCGAAACATGTATCGCAAAAGCAATGATGTGATCGTGTTTTATGTACATGGTTCGTTCTCTCTGAAGAATTTACAAAAGCTCAGAAACGCTACCCTATACCATGTTGGCATAGAAAATACTTTAATCTGGACATTTAAATACGACCTCGGGTATACAATATTGAATCCTTGTAGAGTATTATTTGTGCATCATGAACATTGTGTTCCGTTACATGAAGAATATAGTGAATTTGACTTTGACGACATGACGTACGTTTGGCcgtcaaaaaaattgttttga